In Thermococcus thioreducens, a genomic segment contains:
- a CDS encoding potassium channel family protein, which translates to MVLYYVKSILLGLFSLIMVFGVVLAFQESLSIGNGIYFAFISAFTVGYGDIIPTTPISKLLCAFILPILGMIMTGIIVVAAMQAISRLYQERGKKL; encoded by the coding sequence ATGGTCCTCTACTACGTTAAAAGCATTCTTCTGGGCCTTTTTAGCCTGATAATGGTTTTCGGGGTAGTGCTCGCCTTCCAGGAATCCCTGAGCATCGGCAACGGGATTTATTTCGCTTTCATATCAGCCTTCACGGTTGGCTATGGAGACATAATTCCCACAACACCGATATCAAAGCTCCTCTGTGCCTTCATACTGCCCATACTGGGAATGATAATGACGGGAATAATAGTCGTGGCCGCGATGCAGGCAATATCAAGGCTGTATCAGGAAAGGGGCAAAAAGCTCTAG
- a CDS encoding P-loop NTPase family protein — MNEVILLTGPPLNGRDEYITEALKLADEESYAYYHVFDYIREVGKELGVKITRKNVLDFAISHQDLMNEIRDEAFNRIRKEIDKSDRKFHLVSTPSLFRWGSGSVIGFTTSNLKLLRPNRVIIVLDDVLSVRRRIINDPEWFERFGENPENIKLTTLVMWREDAINHVKTLIHELKKEGIEVRYILQFGIRHPYEVFLDLIFREEEKPLVYLSYPMTGHEEEYYQRVRGFYNKLSEHFTVLDPGALDDWWVVAEYDAQVNADPSIKRIRIKHLLDGEEVEELDREDIEQATDILRRQLVERDFNLVDVSKAIAVYHYAEGVSAGVISEMAEAYRTLAAIYLYYPFDRRPSPFMEFYGMQNPSRRTMFKDEDEMIRVMVEEKEYWAKV; from the coding sequence ATGAACGAGGTCATACTCCTAACCGGGCCGCCGCTCAACGGGCGCGACGAGTACATAACCGAGGCACTAAAGCTCGCCGACGAAGAGAGCTACGCCTACTACCACGTCTTCGACTACATCAGGGAGGTCGGAAAGGAACTGGGCGTCAAGATAACCCGAAAGAACGTCCTTGACTTTGCCATAAGCCACCAGGATTTGATGAACGAGATAAGGGATGAGGCTTTCAATAGAATAAGAAAGGAAATAGATAAAAGTGACCGTAAGTTCCACCTGGTCTCAACACCGAGCCTCTTCCGCTGGGGAAGCGGGAGCGTTATAGGCTTCACAACTAGCAATCTGAAGCTTCTGAGGCCGAACCGGGTAATAATAGTCCTGGACGATGTCCTGTCCGTAAGGAGGCGTATCATCAACGACCCGGAGTGGTTCGAGCGCTTCGGTGAGAATCCCGAGAACATCAAGCTCACCACCCTAGTCATGTGGCGTGAGGATGCAATAAACCACGTTAAAACCCTGATACATGAGCTTAAGAAAGAAGGTATCGAGGTCCGCTATATCCTCCAGTTCGGAATAAGACACCCCTACGAAGTCTTTCTCGACCTGATATTCAGGGAAGAAGAAAAGCCGCTCGTTTACCTCAGCTATCCGATGACCGGTCACGAGGAGGAGTACTACCAGCGGGTCAGGGGATTCTACAACAAGCTCAGTGAACACTTTACAGTCCTTGACCCCGGCGCTCTGGACGACTGGTGGGTCGTTGCTGAATACGATGCCCAGGTTAACGCTGACCCTTCAATAAAGCGCATCCGGATAAAGCACCTTCTGGACGGTGAGGAAGTCGAGGAACTCGACAGAGAGGACATAGAGCAGGCCACCGACATACTGAGGCGCCAGCTCGTCGAGAGGGACTTCAACCTTGTCGACGTCAGCAAGGCCATAGCGGTCTACCACTACGCTGAGGGCGTCTCCGCGGGGGTCATCAGTGAGATGGCCGAGGCATACAGAACGCTGGCGGCGATATACCTCTACTACCCCTTCGACAGAAGGCCGAGCCCGTTCATGGAGTTCTACGGCATGCAGAACCCCTCACGGAGAACCATGTTCAAGGACGAGGACGAGATGATAAGGGTCATGGTCGAGGAGAAGGAATACTGGGCAAAGGTGTGA
- the psmB gene encoding archaeal proteasome endopeptidase complex subunit beta, which translates to MAEKLKGTTTVGIVCKDGVVLAADRRASLGNMVLSGNVTKVFQIDDHLALAGAGSVGDILSLVRLLRAEARLYRARVGNEMGVKALATLTSNILHGRRFMPYFGWFLIAGYDERPGLYSIDMAGGVTEDRFTAAGSGMEFAFAVLEDGYSEDMELEGGIRLALKAIKVATRRDVFTGDGVTLVTVTEDGYRELTKEEMEALLK; encoded by the coding sequence TTGGCTGAAAAGCTAAAGGGAACGACTACGGTCGGCATTGTGTGTAAGGACGGCGTCGTCCTAGCGGCGGACAGGAGGGCATCGCTCGGCAACATGGTGCTTTCGGGGAACGTCACAAAGGTATTCCAGATAGACGACCACTTGGCCTTGGCCGGTGCCGGAAGCGTTGGGGACATCCTCTCACTCGTCAGGCTTCTGAGGGCCGAGGCTAGACTGTACAGGGCCAGGGTCGGGAACGAGATGGGTGTGAAGGCCCTTGCTACGCTGACTTCTAACATCCTCCACGGCAGGAGGTTCATGCCGTACTTTGGGTGGTTCCTCATAGCGGGCTACGATGAGAGGCCCGGACTGTACTCGATAGACATGGCCGGCGGCGTTACCGAAGACAGATTCACCGCTGCCGGTTCTGGAATGGAGTTTGCCTTCGCGGTTCTTGAGGATGGGTATAGCGAGGATATGGAGCTTGAGGGGGGTATCAGACTTGCCCTCAAGGCGATAAAGGTAGCCACAAGGCGCGATGTTTTCACGGGGGATGGGGTAACCCTCGTTACCGTCACGGAAGACGGTTACAGGGAGCTGACCAAGGAGGAGATGGAAGCTCTTCTAAAGTGA